One Granulicella sp. 5B5 DNA window includes the following coding sequences:
- a CDS encoding response regulator transcription factor, which translates to MAYHHVMRLLVVEDEIEIQGFLKESLTEAGYRVDVAGDGGTAETLTRTHSYDALIVDLGLPDQDGIDLILRLRSLGVTAPVVILSARRSVDDRVRGLEQGGDDYLTKPFAFAELLARLRNVLKRNAPTAMESTRLTVLDLELDLLKRRATRNGEVLHLSPQEFVLLEYLVRNAGRVVTRAMILDQVWGMRIHPDTNVVDVHIYRLRGKVDTEGCEPLIKTLRGVGYVLKDR; encoded by the coding sequence TTGGCTTACCATCATGTCATGCGGCTCCTAGTCGTTGAAGATGAAATCGAGATACAGGGCTTCCTGAAAGAGTCGCTGACCGAGGCCGGCTATAGGGTCGATGTCGCGGGTGATGGCGGCACGGCCGAGACACTCACTCGCACACACAGCTACGACGCGCTTATCGTCGACCTGGGGCTGCCGGACCAGGATGGCATCGACCTTATCCTTCGCCTGCGCAGTCTGGGCGTTACAGCGCCGGTGGTGATTCTTTCCGCGCGACGTTCGGTGGATGACCGCGTACGCGGCCTGGAACAAGGCGGCGATGATTACCTGACGAAGCCGTTCGCGTTCGCGGAGCTGTTGGCTCGCCTTCGGAATGTGCTGAAACGCAATGCGCCGACGGCCATGGAGTCCACCCGGCTGACAGTGCTCGACCTTGAGCTCGATCTGCTAAAGCGACGCGCCACGCGCAACGGCGAGGTGCTGCACCTGAGTCCGCAGGAGTTCGTACTGCTCGAATATCTGGTACGCAATGCCGGACGTGTCGTTACACGCGCCATGATCCTCGATCAGGTGTGGGGCATGCGTATCCACCCGGACACCAACGTGGTGGATGTGCATATTTATCGCCTGCGCGGCAAGGTGGACACCGAGGGGTGCGAGCCGCTGATCAAGACACTGCGAGGTGTTGGCTATGTCCTCAAAGACCGCTAA
- a CDS encoding site-specific DNA-methyltransferase, whose amino-acid sequence MNRIIRGENLAALRKLAAGSVELIYIDPPFNTGTTQQRKRMKAVRDVAGDRTGFGGHRYRTETLEAMPVYADAFEDYLGFLRPRLEEAHRVLTPTGSLFFHIDPREVHYCKVLLDEVFGSRACFQNEIIWAYDYGARSKKRWPGKHDNILWYTKNPKEYTFRLEASDRIPYMAPGLVGAAKAARGKTPTDVWWHTIVSPTGKEKTGYPTQKPLGVLERIVRVHSNPGETVLDFFAGSGTTGVAAAKNGREYILIDESAEAVKVMRQRLKALAKA is encoded by the coding sequence GTGAACCGCATCATCCGAGGGGAGAACCTGGCCGCGCTGCGCAAGCTGGCGGCCGGGAGTGTCGAGCTGATCTACATTGACCCGCCGTTCAACACGGGGACCACGCAGCAGCGGAAGCGCATGAAGGCAGTGCGCGATGTGGCGGGCGACCGGACGGGGTTTGGCGGGCATCGCTACCGGACGGAGACGCTGGAGGCGATGCCGGTGTATGCGGACGCGTTTGAGGACTACCTGGGGTTTCTGCGGCCGCGGTTGGAGGAGGCACACCGCGTGTTGACGCCGACGGGGTCGCTGTTCTTCCACATCGACCCGCGCGAGGTGCACTACTGCAAGGTGCTGCTGGATGAGGTGTTCGGGAGCCGGGCGTGCTTTCAGAACGAGATCATCTGGGCGTATGACTATGGAGCGCGGTCAAAGAAGCGGTGGCCGGGGAAGCATGACAACATCCTTTGGTATACGAAAAATCCGAAGGAGTACACGTTCCGGCTGGAGGCGAGCGATAGGATTCCGTACATGGCACCGGGGCTGGTAGGCGCGGCGAAGGCGGCGCGGGGGAAGACGCCGACGGATGTGTGGTGGCATACGATCGTGTCGCCAACAGGCAAGGAGAAGACGGGGTACCCGACGCAGAAGCCGCTGGGTGTGTTGGAGCGGATTGTGCGGGTGCACTCGAACCCCGGGGAGACGGTGCTGGACTTTTTTGCGGGGTCGGGGACGACGGGCGTGGCTGCGGCGAAGAACGGGCGCGAGTACATTTTGATCGACGAGAGCGCGGAGGCGGTGAAGGTGATGCGGCAGCGGCTGAAGGCGCTGGCAAAGGCCTAG
- a CDS encoding MaoC family dehydratase, whose protein sequence is MPTELYFEDFYPGLKFVSGRSYKVTAEEIKQFAEQYDPQPFHLDEAAGESSFFKGLAASGWLTAAIVMRLRVESIHVAGGMIGAGVEEMRWTQAVRPGDSLRTEAEILNVRESKSRPKYGVVRSRTTVFNQRGEVVMRTVVNFLAPRRSAL, encoded by the coding sequence GTGCCAACCGAGCTTTATTTCGAAGACTTCTATCCGGGGCTCAAGTTCGTCTCCGGACGCAGCTACAAGGTCACCGCCGAAGAGATCAAGCAGTTTGCCGAGCAGTATGATCCGCAACCCTTTCACCTCGACGAAGCCGCCGGTGAAAGCTCCTTCTTCAAAGGCCTCGCCGCCTCCGGCTGGCTCACCGCCGCCATCGTCATGCGCCTCCGTGTCGAGTCCATCCACGTCGCCGGCGGCATGATCGGCGCAGGCGTCGAGGAGATGCGTTGGACCCAGGCCGTCCGTCCCGGCGACTCCCTCCGCACCGAAGCCGAGATCCTCAACGTCCGCGAGTCCAAGTCCCGCCCCAAATACGGCGTCGTCCGCTCCCGCACCACCGTCTTCAACCAGCGCGGCGAGGTCGTCATGCGCACCGTCGTCAACTTCCTCGCCCCCCGCCGCTCCGCCCTGTAA
- a CDS encoding MBL fold metallo-hydrolase: MTILASGSKGNATIVAAGNTSVLIDAGLSCRELLKRMALAGEDPASLDAILITHEHVDHVSGLAVLARRLGIPVYFTEQTHRAWVRMLTPKTTMSYTKWLEMKQREKAEAEAASHAPAHTVIAVEAEPDATAQLPIDPDDDTPVKKDPAALPVVEYFRPGHAFAIGDLDVNPFTIPHDAADPCGFVFHARSESLRMAVATDLGYIPPNVKLALKNVDVLLLESNHDLEMLKDGPYPWSVKQRVLSRVGHLSNAAAAEFLTQDYDGGAHTIVLGHLSEHNNLPELALLAAEQAIGNRMSLLGNRILLAGQAEPTPSICL; this comes from the coding sequence ATGACCATTCTGGCTTCGGGCTCGAAGGGCAACGCGACCATCGTCGCGGCAGGGAACACCTCCGTCCTCATCGACGCCGGCCTCAGCTGCCGCGAGCTCCTCAAGCGCATGGCCCTCGCCGGCGAAGACCCGGCCTCCCTTGACGCCATCCTCATCACCCACGAGCACGTCGACCACGTCTCCGGCCTCGCCGTCCTCGCCCGCCGCCTCGGCATCCCCGTCTACTTCACGGAGCAGACCCACCGCGCCTGGGTCCGCATGTTGACCCCCAAGACCACCATGTCCTACACCAAGTGGCTGGAGATGAAGCAGCGCGAGAAGGCCGAAGCCGAGGCCGCCTCCCACGCCCCGGCCCACACCGTGATCGCAGTTGAGGCCGAGCCCGACGCTACCGCCCAGCTCCCCATCGACCCCGACGACGACACCCCCGTCAAAAAAGATCCCGCCGCGCTTCCGGTAGTCGAGTACTTCCGACCCGGCCACGCCTTCGCCATCGGCGACCTCGACGTCAATCCCTTCACCATCCCCCACGACGCAGCCGACCCTTGCGGCTTCGTCTTCCACGCCCGCTCCGAGAGCCTCCGCATGGCCGTCGCCACCGACCTCGGTTACATCCCACCCAACGTCAAGCTCGCCCTCAAGAACGTCGACGTCCTCCTCCTCGAGTCCAACCACGATCTCGAAATGCTCAAGGACGGCCCCTACCCCTGGAGCGTCAAGCAGCGCGTCCTCAGCCGCGTCGGCCACCTCTCCAACGCCGCCGCCGCCGAGTTCCTTACCCAGGATTACGATGGTGGTGCCCACACCATCGTCCTCGGTCACCTTTCCGAGCACAACAACCTTCCCGAACTCGCCCTCCTCGCCGCCGAGCAGGCTATCGGCAATCGAATGAGTCTCTTAGGCAACCGCATCCTGCTCGCCGGCCAGGCGGAGCCCACCCCCTCCATATGCCTTTGA
- a CDS encoding rhomboid family intramembrane serine protease, with protein MTESSTPDGYQHPSHTSGESIAAVEATLEGQSRPARRRVNTSLWNYPATYTLIAINALVFAVMFPFGPVPALLHAHQWTGILTASFNGDTLIRFGATYSYLVQEGQWWRLVTGAFVHVTILHILLNMWCLWNLGLFGEPLLGKRGLVAVYLLTGTAGMMLSFAWAIFRFQPTLVAGASGAVFGIAGILIILLSNRNLPVPWDELRSLRRQVIFFAAINLVLGLGPDILASGAASQLSALHINPNNLPRIDNSAHLGGFLSGLALGIPLFPRMTAGRATYRRRQRITFAAATLLICLIGYALTKLV; from the coding sequence TTGACCGAATCCTCCACACCCGACGGCTACCAGCATCCCTCCCACACCAGCGGCGAGAGCATCGCCGCTGTAGAAGCCACCCTGGAAGGCCAATCGCGCCCCGCCCGCCGCCGCGTCAACACCTCGCTCTGGAACTACCCCGCCACCTACACCCTCATCGCCATCAACGCGCTGGTCTTCGCGGTCATGTTCCCCTTCGGCCCGGTCCCGGCGCTGCTCCACGCCCATCAGTGGACCGGCATCCTCACCGCCTCCTTCAACGGCGACACGCTCATCCGCTTCGGCGCCACCTACTCCTACCTCGTGCAGGAGGGCCAGTGGTGGCGGCTCGTCACCGGCGCTTTCGTCCACGTCACCATCCTGCACATCCTGCTCAATATGTGGTGCCTCTGGAATCTCGGCCTCTTCGGTGAGCCGCTCCTCGGCAAGCGCGGCCTCGTCGCCGTCTACCTGCTCACAGGCACCGCTGGCATGATGCTCTCCTTCGCCTGGGCCATCTTCCGCTTCCAGCCCACCCTCGTTGCCGGAGCCTCAGGCGCGGTCTTCGGCATCGCCGGCATCCTCATCATCCTGCTCTCCAACCGCAACCTCCCTGTTCCCTGGGACGAGCTCCGCAGTCTCCGCCGGCAGGTCATCTTCTTCGCGGCCATCAACCTCGTCCTCGGCCTCGGCCCGGACATCCTCGCCAGCGGCGCCGCCTCGCAGCTCTCCGCCCTCCACATCAACCCGAACAACCTACCCCGCATCGACAACTCCGCCCACCTCGGCGGCTTCCTCAGCGGCCTCGCTCTCGGCATCCCGCTCTTCCCCAGGATGACCGCCGGCCGCGCCACCTACCGCCGCCGCCAGCGCATCACCTTTGCCGCTGCCACGCTCCTAATCTGCCTCATCGGCTACGCCCTCACCAAGTTGGTCTAG
- a CDS encoding helix-turn-helix transcriptional regulator: protein MTTVVPQQTGPTPEPAPINIGVTIRSFRLQRGMSQGDIEKRTGLLRCYLSRVENGHTVPSLDTLQKIASALELPLSQFFADGHGRESATRDAHVTAMGEDDIRFLTQVQKYSSQLTESDRRLLLAMVRKFAATASTSIS, encoded by the coding sequence ATGACAACAGTCGTGCCGCAGCAGACAGGACCCACGCCCGAACCGGCGCCGATCAACATTGGCGTAACGATCCGGAGCTTTCGCCTGCAGCGTGGCATGTCGCAGGGTGATATCGAAAAGCGCACGGGGTTGCTGCGCTGCTACCTTTCCCGCGTTGAGAACGGGCACACGGTGCCGTCGCTGGATACGCTGCAGAAGATCGCGTCGGCGCTGGAACTACCGCTGAGCCAGTTCTTTGCCGACGGCCATGGACGGGAGAGCGCCACGCGCGATGCCCATGTGACGGCGATGGGCGAGGACGATATCCGGTTCTTGACGCAGGTGCAGAAGTACTCGTCGCAACTGACCGAGAGCGACCGGCGGCTGTTGCTGGCTATGGTTCGCAAGTTCGCCGCAACGGCTTCGACTTCGATAAGCTAA
- the fabG gene encoding 3-oxoacyl-[acyl-carrier-protein] reductase, which translates to MSSLAGKIALVTGASQGIGRACALELAKQGATVALAARSVEKLEAVAAEISAAGGVAKAFALDVASEEAIKSCAKAVLAEFGTVHILVNNAGITKDGLVMRMKLADFEDVLRTNLTGSFLLTQALISPMMKARWGRIVNITSVVGETGAAGQANYAASKAGMIGLTKSLAREFASRGITVNAVAPGFIQTAMTDVLTDEQKAGILGHIPLARYGSDADIAAAVAFLASEGAGYITGHTLDVNGGMYMG; encoded by the coding sequence TTGAGTTCATTGGCTGGGAAGATTGCGCTGGTAACGGGCGCGTCGCAGGGGATTGGGCGCGCTTGTGCGCTGGAGCTGGCAAAGCAGGGTGCGACGGTCGCGCTGGCGGCACGGAGTGTGGAGAAGCTGGAGGCTGTCGCCGCAGAGATTAGCGCGGCGGGCGGTGTGGCTAAAGCATTTGCGCTGGATGTGGCCAGCGAAGAGGCCATCAAGAGCTGCGCGAAGGCTGTGCTGGCGGAGTTTGGCACGGTGCATATCCTGGTGAACAACGCTGGCATCACGAAGGACGGGCTGGTGATGCGGATGAAGCTCGCGGATTTTGAGGACGTGCTGCGGACGAACCTGACGGGGAGCTTTCTGCTGACGCAGGCGCTGATCTCGCCGATGATGAAGGCGCGGTGGGGGCGGATTGTGAACATCACGTCGGTGGTGGGCGAGACCGGTGCGGCGGGGCAGGCGAACTATGCGGCGTCGAAGGCCGGGATGATCGGGCTGACGAAGTCGCTGGCACGGGAGTTTGCGAGCCGCGGGATTACGGTGAATGCCGTGGCGCCGGGGTTCATCCAGACGGCGATGACCGATGTGCTGACCGACGAGCAGAAGGCCGGGATTCTTGGGCATATTCCGCTGGCACGGTATGGCAGCGATGCGGACATCGCAGCGGCGGTGGCGTTTCTGGCTTCGGAGGGCGCGGGGTACATCACCGGGCATACGCTGGATGTGAATGGCGGGATGTACATGGGATAA
- a CDS encoding FAD-dependent thymidylate synthase has protein sequence MSDHPAKPAAPNTTEVYAIHGAEPEVLAYAMAKYSRSALTMRESLTEISSQRAEQFLNTFYFQYGHRSIADLAHIPFAIERLSLLAAIALVDETRWDGQERSTRYQDFRRSGWYMPELHSKAKTAYTRAIEALFHAYDGLSAGMFEALKAAIPCPESMKPEAYARTLKARAFDAARYLLPLATNTSLGQIVNARTLETQVSRLLSSEFAEVRDLGTKLRSAASEPAWNVQRDKLEEMAGEGTVDATATAEILNTLMPPVRTAPTLVKYAEPNDYQIASRRELRQAAAELMRDPDGNPRPIFPAPIVDLLDDDEDLEVELATSLLYPHCHYSYRQLRGAVAALTEPRRNELIALGTAHRGRHDELLRSFHSGHGFRFDILMDIGGFRDMHRHRRCVQLIQEFTDLHGYDEPTCPGQPTLAEAGLEPAYKAAMDAAYTAYRTLRDSTEPEAAQSAQYLLPLGTRCRAMFKMDFAEALYISELRSGIAGHFSYRLVAWEMYRAIAARHPALKSMFRIEDVHIPVDLLKR, from the coding sequence ATGTCCGATCACCCCGCCAAGCCCGCCGCGCCCAACACCACCGAAGTCTACGCCATCCACGGCGCCGAGCCCGAAGTCCTCGCCTACGCCATGGCGAAGTACAGCCGCAGCGCGCTCACTATGCGCGAATCGCTCACCGAGATCAGCTCCCAGCGCGCGGAGCAGTTCCTAAATACCTTCTACTTCCAGTACGGCCACCGCTCCATCGCCGACCTCGCGCACATCCCCTTCGCCATCGAGCGTCTCTCGCTCCTCGCCGCCATCGCTCTCGTCGACGAGACCCGCTGGGACGGCCAGGAGCGCAGCACCCGCTACCAGGACTTCCGCCGCTCCGGCTGGTACATGCCTGAGCTCCACAGCAAAGCGAAGACCGCCTACACCCGCGCCATCGAAGCCCTCTTCCACGCCTACGACGGGCTCAGCGCCGGCATGTTCGAAGCCCTCAAGGCAGCGATCCCATGTCCAGAGAGCATGAAGCCCGAGGCCTACGCGCGCACCCTCAAAGCCCGCGCCTTCGACGCCGCGCGTTATCTGCTGCCGCTTGCGACGAACACCTCGCTCGGCCAGATCGTCAACGCCCGCACGCTTGAAACCCAGGTCTCGCGCCTGCTCTCCAGCGAGTTCGCCGAGGTCCGGGACCTCGGCACCAAGCTCCGCAGCGCCGCCAGCGAGCCCGCATGGAACGTCCAGCGAGACAAGCTCGAAGAGATGGCAGGCGAGGGAACTGTCGACGCCACCGCCACTGCCGAGATCCTCAACACCCTCATGCCGCCTGTCCGCACCGCGCCCACACTCGTCAAGTACGCGGAGCCGAACGACTACCAGATCGCCAGCCGCCGCGAGCTCCGCCAGGCCGCCGCCGAGCTCATGCGCGACCCCGACGGCAACCCGCGCCCCATCTTCCCCGCGCCCATCGTCGACCTCCTCGACGACGACGAGGACCTCGAGGTGGAGCTCGCTACCAGCCTGCTCTATCCGCACTGCCACTACTCCTACCGGCAGCTCCGCGGCGCCGTCGCCGCCCTCACTGAGCCCCGCCGCAACGAGCTCATCGCCCTCGGCACCGCCCACCGCGGCCGCCACGACGAGCTCCTCCGCAGCTTCCACTCCGGCCACGGCTTCCGCTTCGACATCCTCATGGACATCGGCGGCTTCCGCGACATGCATCGCCACCGCCGCTGCGTGCAGCTCATCCAGGAGTTCACCGACCTCCACGGCTACGACGAGCCCACCTGCCCCGGCCAGCCCACCCTCGCCGAAGCCGGCCTCGAACCCGCCTACAAGGCCGCCATGGACGCCGCCTATACCGCCTACCGCACCCTCCGAGACAGCACCGAACCCGAAGCCGCCCAAAGCGCCCAGTACCTGCTCCCACTAGGCACCCGCTGCCGCGCCATGTTCAAAATGGACTTCGCCGAAGCCCTCTACATCTCCGAGCTCCGCAGCGGCATTGCCGGCCACTTCAGCTACCGCCTCGTAGCCTGGGAGATGTACCGCGCCATCGCCGCCCGCCACCCTGCATTGAAGAGCATGTTCCGCATCGAAGACGTCCACATCCCCGTCGACTTGTTGAAGCGATAA
- a CDS encoding GxxExxY protein, protein MTQEELNGLARKILDAAFRVHTALGPGLLETAYTACLVYELRKMGLEVRTEVPVPIVYDGTKLTDVGYRIDILVSNEIVLEIKSVDALAPVHFSQITSYLKLANRRLGFLLNFNVESLRDGIHRRVHRF, encoded by the coding sequence ATGACCCAAGAAGAGCTGAACGGGTTAGCAAGAAAAATTCTCGACGCAGCCTTCCGAGTCCACACGGCTCTCGGCCCAGGCTTGTTAGAGACTGCCTATACCGCGTGCCTCGTCTACGAACTTCGTAAGATGGGCCTCGAAGTGAGGACGGAAGTCCCCGTTCCAATCGTCTATGACGGAACGAAGCTGACCGATGTGGGGTACCGAATCGACATTCTGGTAAGCAATGAGATCGTCCTCGAGATCAAGTCTGTCGACGCGCTAGCGCCAGTCCATTTTTCCCAGATTACGTCCTACCTCAAACTGGCGAACCGACGCCTGGGCTTCCTCCTGAACTTCAACGTAGAAAGCCTCCGAGATGGCATCCACCGTCGCGTCCACCGCTTCTAA
- a CDS encoding ABC transporter substrate-binding protein: MTRTIACRIGFGVCYFLSTGALAQSAKPVPLTVQLDWKSTAQFAGILAAQEQGYYAAEGLAVTIRPDDGSGPASVDIVAAHTGDADGWVGITEADQLLAADAKGAHLKAFATMMQSTPLALLTLKSSGLTTIKSLRGKTIGLHDDGEKALDVLMQFNGMTRADVRPVTIGYEFDSLLSGKVAAMQGYTNDEVVRLEMEGHPVNVIPMSANGYVAYAEVLFAPARFVATHVGELEKFVRATGRGWSYARAHEGETARMIVAKYATDSSVAEQRASLEQTLRLVYAESPRFGMMRDATWRRSVEMFTKYKLVEGELRVGDVVDDEVLRGLYAGGH; encoded by the coding sequence TTGACCCGCACGATCGCTTGTCGTATCGGCTTTGGTGTCTGCTATTTTCTCTCCACTGGCGCCCTGGCCCAGAGTGCGAAGCCTGTTCCGCTGACGGTGCAACTGGATTGGAAATCGACGGCACAGTTTGCGGGGATACTGGCAGCGCAGGAGCAGGGGTACTACGCGGCCGAAGGGCTGGCGGTGACGATCCGCCCTGATGATGGCAGCGGGCCAGCGAGCGTGGATATTGTTGCGGCGCATACGGGCGATGCGGATGGATGGGTGGGGATTACCGAGGCCGATCAGCTACTGGCTGCCGATGCGAAGGGCGCGCACCTGAAGGCGTTTGCGACGATGATGCAGAGCACTCCGTTGGCGCTGCTGACGCTGAAGAGCTCGGGGCTGACGACGATCAAGAGCCTGCGCGGCAAGACCATCGGGCTGCATGATGACGGCGAGAAGGCGCTGGATGTGCTGATGCAGTTCAATGGGATGACGCGTGCGGATGTGCGCCCGGTGACGATTGGGTATGAGTTCGATTCCCTGCTGAGTGGGAAGGTGGCGGCGATGCAGGGGTATACGAATGACGAAGTGGTGCGGCTGGAGATGGAAGGGCATCCGGTGAACGTGATCCCGATGAGCGCGAATGGGTATGTCGCCTATGCGGAGGTACTGTTTGCTCCGGCGAGGTTTGTGGCGACGCATGTGGGCGAGCTGGAAAAGTTTGTGCGGGCTACGGGGCGTGGGTGGAGCTATGCTCGGGCGCATGAGGGCGAGACGGCGAGAATGATTGTGGCGAAGTATGCGACCGATAGCTCGGTGGCGGAGCAGAGGGCTTCGCTGGAGCAGACGCTGAGGCTGGTGTATGCGGAGAGCCCGCGGTTCGGGATGATGAGAGATGCTACTTGGAGGCGGTCGGTGGAGATGTTTACGAAGTACAAGCTGGTGGAGGGGGAGTTGAGGGTTGGGGATGTAGTGGATGATGAGGTGTTGCGGGGGTTGTATGCGGGCGGTCACTAG
- a CDS encoding queuosine precursor transporter, which translates to MRQFRYLDALTTIFVVILLVANLVAQKVFRVGPFHLVGPISVPAFSTSGAIVLFPVTYIFGDIFTEIYGYAASRRAIWLGFFGTALLYAVSALVIALPPDPEFRNQQAFVTVFGILPRILVASLAAFWAGEFANSYTMAKLKLITRGRWLWTRTVGSTVVGQFVDTSLVIFLTFVGTFTAHKMVEIIVTGYVLKVLYEIAATPLTYVVVNFLKHAEHIDTFDTHTNFNPFRFAESRGAEVERVR; encoded by the coding sequence ATGCGTCAATTTCGCTATCTGGATGCCCTGACCACGATTTTTGTGGTGATCCTGCTGGTGGCCAACCTGGTCGCGCAGAAGGTGTTTCGGGTGGGTCCGTTTCATCTTGTGGGGCCGATTTCAGTCCCGGCGTTCTCGACCTCGGGGGCGATCGTGCTGTTTCCGGTGACGTATATCTTTGGCGACATTTTTACGGAGATCTACGGATATGCCGCGAGCCGGCGGGCGATCTGGCTGGGGTTCTTTGGAACGGCGCTGCTGTATGCGGTGTCGGCGCTGGTGATTGCGCTGCCGCCAGACCCGGAGTTCAGGAACCAGCAGGCGTTTGTGACGGTGTTCGGGATACTACCGCGAATTTTGGTGGCGAGTTTAGCCGCCTTCTGGGCGGGGGAGTTTGCGAACTCGTACACGATGGCGAAGCTGAAGCTGATTACGAGGGGGAGGTGGCTGTGGACTCGAACGGTGGGGTCGACCGTGGTGGGGCAGTTTGTGGATACGAGCCTGGTGATCTTTTTGACCTTTGTAGGCACGTTTACAGCACACAAGATGGTGGAGATTATTGTGACCGGCTATGTGCTGAAGGTGTTGTATGAGATTGCAGCGACGCCGCTGACGTATGTTGTCGTAAACTTCCTGAAACACGCTGAACACATCGACACGTTTGACACGCATACGAACTTCAACCCCTTCCGGTTTGCTGAGTCCAGGGGAGCTGAGGTAGAGCGGGTTCGCTAG
- the recA gene encoding recombinase RecA — protein sequence MADDRSKAIESALSQLEKQFGKGSIMRLGSKEAIGPIAVISTGSISFDAALGVGGVPRGRVIEVYGPESSGKTTITLQIIAEAQRLGGLAAFVDAEHALDPAYAKKLGVDTDNLLVAQPDYGEQALEIVEALVRSNAVDVLVVDSVAALVPKAELDGEMGDSHVGLQARLMSQALRKLTGTVSKSRTCLIFINQIREKIGVMFGNPETTTGGKALKFYSSVRIDIRRIGAVKEGDVVVGNRTKVKIVKNKVAAPFRDAEFDIMYGEGISREGDTLDLAVLHNIVDKSGAWYSYQGERLGQGRESVRGMLKENREIFGRIDSELRKKLGIVASSDAEIPASPDNAAETAAAAVKPRRGAAAN from the coding sequence GTGGCAGACGACCGCAGCAAGGCCATCGAAAGCGCACTCTCGCAGCTCGAAAAGCAGTTTGGCAAAGGCTCCATCATGCGCCTTGGCTCCAAGGAGGCTATCGGGCCCATCGCGGTCATCTCCACCGGCTCCATCTCCTTCGACGCCGCCCTCGGCGTAGGCGGCGTCCCCCGTGGCCGCGTCATCGAGGTCTACGGCCCTGAGAGCTCCGGCAAAACCACTATCACCCTGCAGATCATCGCGGAGGCCCAGCGCCTCGGCGGCCTCGCCGCCTTCGTCGACGCCGAACACGCGCTCGACCCGGCCTACGCTAAGAAACTCGGCGTCGACACCGACAACCTCCTCGTCGCGCAGCCCGACTACGGCGAGCAGGCCCTCGAGATCGTCGAAGCCCTCGTCCGCTCCAACGCCGTCGATGTCCTCGTCGTCGACTCCGTCGCCGCGCTCGTGCCCAAGGCCGAGCTCGACGGCGAGATGGGCGACTCCCACGTCGGCCTCCAGGCGCGCCTCATGTCGCAGGCGCTCCGCAAGCTCACCGGCACCGTCTCCAAGTCCCGCACCTGCCTCATCTTCATCAACCAGATTCGCGAGAAGATCGGCGTCATGTTCGGCAACCCGGAGACCACCACCGGCGGCAAGGCCCTCAAGTTCTACTCCTCCGTGCGCATCGACATCCGCCGCATTGGCGCCGTCAAGGAAGGCGACGTCGTCGTCGGCAACCGCACCAAGGTCAAGATCGTCAAGAACAAGGTCGCCGCCCCTTTCCGCGACGCCGAGTTCGACATCATGTACGGCGAAGGCATCTCCCGCGAAGGCGACACCCTCGACCTCGCCGTCCTGCACAACATCGTCGACAAGTCCGGCGCCTGGTACAGCTACCAGGGCGAGCGCCTCGGTCAGGGCCGCGAAAGCGTCCGCGGCATGTTGAAGGAGAATCGCGAGATCTTCGGTCGCATCGACAGCGAACTTCGCAAGAAGCTCGGCATCGTAGCTTCATCCGACGCAGAAATCCCAGCCTCGCCCGACAACGCCGCCGAAACAGCCGCCGCCGCCGTCAAGCCTCGCCGCGGAGCCGCCGCCAACTAA